One Denticeps clupeoides unplaced genomic scaffold, fDenClu1.1, whole genome shotgun sequence DNA window includes the following coding sequences:
- the LOC114775376 gene encoding mitogen-activated protein kinase kinase kinase 10-like, protein MDPYARRTGTGGAAPLPCSGCGGCCGPVAPSSTSCPPDLTQPPPLTQAENGSSWNSTISSSGSPDSHLHTGGNNPYWTAVFDYEATADEELTLRRGDLLEVLSKDSKVSGDEGWWTGKIQDKVGIFPSNYVTQRDTTYPNLSPTGLLAGGESPLEIDFSELSLEEVIGAGGFGKVYKGAWHGEEVAVKAARQDPDEDISATAESVRKEARLFWMLRHPNIISLRGVCLREPNLCLVMEYARGGALNRALAGKKVPPRVLVNWAVQIATGMDYLHNKTIVPIIHRDLKSSN, encoded by the coding sequence ATGGACCCGTACGCCAGACGGACTGGTACCGGCGGGGCGGCCCCACTACCATGTTCCGGGTGTGGGGGCTGCTGTGGGCCAGTGGCCCCCTCCTCGACCTCCTGTCCCCCAGACCTGACCCAGCCACCACCCTTAACACAGGCGGAGAATGGGAGCAGCTGGAACTCCACCATTTCTTCCTCTGGCTCTCCAGACTCACACCTCCATACTGGAGGTAACAATCCTTATTGGACGGCGGTATTTGACTATGAAGCTACAGCCGACGAGGAGCTGACACTGCGGCGTGGGGACCTGCTGGAGGTTCTCTCAAAAGACTCCAAGGTGTCTGGTGATGAGGGCTGGTGGACGGGCAAAATCCAGGATAAGGTGGGCATCTTCCCCAGCAATTATGTAACCCAGCGAGACACCACCTACCCCAACCTGTCCCCTACTGGTCTCCTGGCGGGTGGGGAGAGTCCACTGGAGATTGACTTCTCAGAACTCAGTTTGGAGGAGGTGATTGGAGCAGGAGGATTTGGGAAGGTGTACAAAGGCGCGTGGCATGGGGAGGAGGTGGCGGTGAAGGCTGCACGGCAGGACCCTGACGAGGACATCAGCGCCACTGCGGAAAGTGTGAGGAAGGAGGCGAGGCTTTTCTGGATGCTCAGACACCCAAACATCATTTCGTTACGTGGGGTCTGCCTGCGTGAGCCCAACCTGTGCCTGGTGATGGAGTATGCCAGGGGGGGCGCACTCAATCGAGCACTGGCAGGGAAGAAAGTGCCCCCACGTGTGCTGGTGAACTGGGCGGTGCAGATTGCCACTGGTATGGACTACCTGCACAACAAAACCATTGTGCCCATCATTCACAGAGACCTCAAGTCCAGCAACA